One region of Culex pipiens pallens isolate TS chromosome 2, TS_CPP_V2, whole genome shotgun sequence genomic DNA includes:
- the LOC128092820 gene encoding uncharacterized protein LOC128092820, with the protein MLTRKMAEEIQAALDKLREDLERQRLEIVELQGRNENELFGDPSDDPEAAVEMPIPENNFKASKIPDAIKMIVPYHGDPKTLATWIRSVEEKVKFASEDCPSERDRKRAWPLWIRDKRDLSTLVTNISYLEQGAKDIVQFYKECRELLSDITAKISIDRELESCARTLTGNYENMIMNSFIDGLNDPYSTLTRTSQPKSLLEAYQNTLDQFNANQRKKQRLRTTTHSHKITSHKYGPVVKYNSFSQSTTPNNQQIPLQSYSQPGPSKPFFKPSFPQSKPQLLQIKADPSTQTRQNRWPYPQRQGGVNYHEAPEEIQTEEEVEQTPEEVEDLNFCLTDELENET; encoded by the exons ATGCTAACACGTAAAATGGCGGAAGAGATTCAAGCTGCTTTAGACAAACTTCGTGAAGATTTAGAGCGGCAACGATTGGAAATTGTCGAGTTACAAGGTCGTAATGAAAACGAATTATTCGGGGATCCTTCTGATGACCCCGAAGCTGCAGTAGAAATGCCAATAcctgaaaataatttcaaagcttcaaaaattCCAGATGCTATTAAAATGATCGTACCCTATCATGGGGACCCAAAAACACTTGCTACTTGGATCCGGTCTGTAgaagaaaaagtaaaatttgcttCTGAAGACTGCCCATCCGAGAGAGACCGAAAAAGGGCATGGCCACTATGGATCA GAGACAAGAGAGACTTGAGCACTCTCGTCACAAACATTTCATACCTGGAGCAAGGAGCAAAAGACATTGTCCAATTTTACAAAGAATGCAGAGAATTACTCTCTGACATTACCGCCAAAATATCTATAGATCGAGAATTGGAAAGTTGTGCCAGAACACTAACCGGAAATTATGAGAACATGATTATGAACTCATTTATTGATGGGCTTAATGACCCATATTCAACATTAACTAGAACATCCCAGCCTAAATCATTGCTAGAAGCTTATCAGAATACACTTGATCAATTTAacgcaaatcaaagaaaaaaacaacgcTTGAGAACGACGACCCATAGCCATAAAATTACATCTCATAAATATGGCCCAGTTGTCAAATATAATTCATTTTCCCAATCTACAACACCAAACAATCAACAAATACCATTACAATCGTATTCTCAACCAGGGCCATCCAAACCTTTTTTCAAACCATCGTTTCCTCAATCGAAACCCCAGCTTCTTCAAATAAAAGCCGACCCATCGACCCAAACTAGACAAAATCGGTGGCCTTATCCACAAAGACAAGGTGGCGTAAATTATCATGAAGCTCCTGAAGAAATTCAAACAGAAGAAGAAGTAGAACAAACACCTGAGGAAGTCGAAGatctaaatttttgtttaacgGACGAATTGGAGAACGAAACCTAA